A genomic window from Punica granatum isolate Tunisia-2019 chromosome 2, ASM765513v2, whole genome shotgun sequence includes:
- the LOC116193958 gene encoding uncharacterized protein LOC116193958 yields the protein MSSSPTTEVTQQAYTTHPGHGSVGAVIGVLAVITILGVIAGMIGRLCTGRPIMGRVQYDFEGWVERKCSSCIDGHVGPPPRPPQPPPQAEGAPAEAAGGEIKEEPEEEVVPQQQQQQPREQRASRGDHES from the coding sequence ATGTCTTCTTCGCCCACCACGGAAGTGACCCAGCAGGCCTACACAACCCACCCGGGCCACGGCTCGGTGGGGGCCGTCATCGGAGTCCTTGCGGTGATCACCATCCTTGGGGTGATCGCGGGCATGATCGGGCGGCTCTGCACGGGCAGGCCAATCATGGGCAGGGTGCAGTACGACTTCGAGGGTTGGGTGGAGCGCAAATGCTCATCCTGCATCGACGGCCACGTCGGCCCTCCCCCGCGGCCGCCGCAGCCTCCGCCGCAGGCCGAGGGGGCCCCAGCTGAGGCTGCAGGAGGGGAGATTAAGGAGGAGCcggaggaggaggtggtgccgcagcagcagcagcagcagcctcGGGAGCAGAGAGCATCACGTGGGGACCACGAGTCTTGA
- the LOC116197561 gene encoding heavy metal-associated isoprenylated plant protein 41-like: MAMAMAMGEERARPGPGEEEKWLTHYSSNHSILLVGEGDFSFSKGLAMAFGSASNIHATSYDTYDQLVKKFKQAKSNLGILKELGASLTHGVDATKLKCYPDFHLQEFDRIIFNFPHAGFYGKEDNTLMINMHRALLDGFFRHAGAMLRPNGEVHVSHKISPPYSNWNIEVIASQNFLELIECVEFRKEDYPEYNHKRGASLRCDEPFPLGACSTFKFRLFDRAIKMSQASLLERPPQKCFGTPIQWRQQPQNSFGLTYPHAAQLPNVGLIAEHVNLSPASGHITGNMTLPFEISIRKEYPGFSVQQLHDMRKTPGTFYDVQGNFMAGTFYDVQGNFMAGHYPGVCVERYDSSFPSRTLNGDLYAARELQHINGFRVLRL, from the exons ATGGCAATGGCGATGGCGATGGGGGAAGAGAGAGCACGACCTGGGccaggagaagaagagaaatggTTGACTCACTACTCATCAAACCACTCTATACTGTTGGTGGGCGAAGGAGACTTCTCTTTCTCTAAAGGCTTGGCTATGGCTTTTGGCTCCGCCTCCAACATTCATGCAACTTCTTATGATACTTAcg ATCAGTTGGTGAAGAAATTCAAGCAGGCGAAATCAAACTTGGGGATTTTGAAAGAGCTGGGAGCTTCCTTGACACATGGAGTAGACGCCACGAAATTGAAATGCTATCCTGATTTTCACCTGCAGGAATTCGATCGAATCATTTTCAACTTTCCTCATGCAGGCTTCTATGGAAAGGAAGACAATACTCTTATGATCAA CATGCATAGAGCACTTCTGGACGGATTCTTTAGACATGCTGGTGCCATGCTTCGTCCCAATGGTGAAGTACATGTAAGCCACAAAATCAGTCCTCCCTACAGCAATTGGAATATCGAGGTCATTGCATCCCAGAATTTTCTGGAACTGATCGAGTGCGTGGAGTTTAGAAAGGAAGACTACCCGGAATATAACCATAAGAGAGGAGCCAGTTTGAGGTGTGACGAACCATTTCCTCTGGGTGCCTGTAGCACCTTCAAGTTCAGATTGTTCGACAGAGCAATAAAGATGTCCCAGGCATCACTCCTCGAAAGACCTCCTCAGAAATGTTTTGGGACTCCAATCCAATGGCGGCAGCAGCCACAGAATTCTTTTGGTCTTACTTATCCTCACGCTGCACAGCTTCCAAATGTAGGTTTGATAGCAGAGCACGTGAATCTGTCTCCTGCTAGTGGTCACATAACAGGAAACATGACTTTGCCATTTGAGATAAGCATTAGAAAAGAATATCCAGGGTTCTCTGTTCAGCAGTTACATGACATGAGGAAGACTCCAGGAACATTTTATGATGTTCAAGGGAATTTTATGGCAGGAACATTTTATGATGTTCAAGGGAATTTTATGGCTGGCCACTACCCCGGGGTGTGTGTTGAAAGATATGATTCCAGTTTCCCAAGTAGAACCTTAAATGGAGACTTATATGCAGCTCGTGAACTTCAGCATATAAACGGCTTCAGAGTTTTAAGGTTGTGA
- the LOC116194764 gene encoding peroxidase 10 isoform X1 codes for MAFKHFSSHFRAHFFLILAFFPSVYGQLYPDFYARSCPRLPMIVRYNVWAAFRSDTRIAASLLRLHFHDCIVDGCEGSVLLDDTNDMKGEKNAPPNKNSLRGFDVIDDIKADVERFCPFTVSCTDILTLAAREAVYLSGGPYWPVGLGRRDGTKASENSANEQIPSPIKPLDNIIAKFTSKGLDLKDVVVLSGGHTIGYAQCFTFKRRLFDFNGSGKPDPTLDNSLLTSLRGTCPNKDDSNTKLAPLDSASTYTFDSAYYSNLVNNEGLLESDQALMSDPRTAALVNSYYADPKLFYKDFGASMARLGSVGVLTGQSGQIRKKCGTVNY; via the exons ATGGCTTTCAAACACTTTTCCTCCCATTTCCGAGCCCACTTCTTCTTGATCCTAGCTTTCTTTCCTTCTGTGTACGGGCAGCTTTATCCCGATTTCTATGCTAGGTCGTGCCCCCGCCTGCCGATGATTGTTAGGTACAATGTTTGGGCAGCTTTCAGGAGTGATACCAGAATCGCCGCGTCTCTTCTTCGACTGCACTTCCATGACTGCATCGTAGAT GGATGTGAAGGGTCGGTACTTCTGGATGATACAAATGACATGAAGGGGGAGAAGAATGCTcctccaaataaaaattcccTCAGAGGATTTGATGTCATCGACGACATTAAGGCAGATGTTGAGAGGTTCTGTCCTTTCACCGTCTCTTGCACTGACATCCTCACCCTTGCTGCTAGGGAAGCCGTCTATCTg TCCGGTGGGCCCTATTGGCCAGTGGGACTAGGAAGAAGAGATGGAACAAAAGCAAGTGAGAACTCTGCCAATGAGCAAATCCCCTCACCCATTAAGCCTTTAGATAACATCATCGCCAAGTTCACTTCCAAGGGCCTTGACCTCAAAGATGTCGTCGTCCTCTCAG GGGGTCACACTATAGGCTATGCTCAATGCTTCACCTTCAAGAGGCGGCTCTTCGACTTCAACGGGTCCGGGAAACCCGACCCGACCTTAGACAACTCCCTCCTCACTAGCCTACGGGGCACCTGCCCTAACAAGGATGACTCCAACACAAAACTTGCTCCACTGGACTCTGCCTCGACCTACACGTTCGACAGTGCATACTACTCGAATCTTGTGAACAACGAGGGCCTGCTCGAGTCGGACCAGGCCTTGATGAGCGACCCGAGGACGGCTGCCCTGGTGAACTCCTATTATGCTGACCCCAAGCTGTTTTACAAGGACTTTGGGGCATCGATGGCTAGGCTTGGGAGCGTGGGGGTCCTCACCGGGCAAAGCGGGCAGATTAGGAAGAAATGTGGGACCGTGAACTACTAA
- the LOC116194764 gene encoding peroxidase 10 isoform X2 — translation MALKHISCYFRAHLLWILAFFPAVFAQLSPDFYTWSCPYLPMIVKFNVQRAVENDMRIAASLLRLHFHDCIVDGCEGSVLLDDTNDMKGEKNAPPNKNSLRGFDVIDDIKADVERFCPFTVSCTDILTLAAREAVYLSGGPYWPVGLGRRDGTKASENSANEQIPSPIKPLDNIIAKFTSKGLDLKDVVVLSGGHTIGYAQCFTFKRRLFDFNGSGKPDPTLDNSLLTSLRGTCPNKDDSNTKLAPLDSASTYTFDSAYYSNLVNNEGLLESDQALMSDPRTAALVNSYYADPKLFYKDFGASMARLGSVGVLTGQSGQIRKKCGTVNY, via the exons ATGGCTCTCAAACATATTTCCTGCTACTTCCGAGCCCACTTACTCTGGATATTAGCTTTCTTTCCTGCTGTTTTCGCGCAACTCTCTCCCGACTTCTATACTTGGTCGTGCCCCTATCTACCGATGATTGTCAAGTTCAACGTCCAGAGAGCTGTCGAAAATGATATGAGAATTGCTGCTTCTCTCCTTCGATTGCACTTCCATGACTGCATCGTAGAT GGATGTGAAGGGTCGGTACTTCTGGATGATACAAATGACATGAAGGGGGAGAAGAATGCTcctccaaataaaaattcccTCAGAGGATTTGATGTCATCGACGACATTAAGGCAGATGTTGAGAGGTTCTGTCCTTTCACCGTCTCTTGCACTGACATCCTCACCCTTGCTGCTAGGGAAGCCGTCTATCTg TCCGGTGGGCCCTATTGGCCAGTGGGACTAGGAAGAAGAGATGGAACAAAAGCAAGTGAGAACTCTGCCAATGAGCAAATCCCCTCACCCATTAAGCCTTTAGATAACATCATCGCCAAGTTCACTTCCAAGGGCCTTGACCTCAAAGATGTCGTCGTCCTCTCAG GGGGTCACACTATAGGCTATGCTCAATGCTTCACCTTCAAGAGGCGGCTCTTCGACTTCAACGGGTCCGGGAAACCCGACCCGACCTTAGACAACTCCCTCCTCACTAGCCTACGGGGCACCTGCCCTAACAAGGATGACTCCAACACAAAACTTGCTCCACTGGACTCTGCCTCGACCTACACGTTCGACAGTGCATACTACTCGAATCTTGTGAACAACGAGGGCCTGCTCGAGTCGGACCAGGCCTTGATGAGCGACCCGAGGACGGCTGCCCTGGTGAACTCCTATTATGCTGACCCCAAGCTGTTTTACAAGGACTTTGGGGCATCGATGGCTAGGCTTGGGAGCGTGGGGGTCCTCACCGGGCAAAGCGGGCAGATTAGGAAGAAATGTGGGACCGTGAACTACTAA